One Maribacter dokdonensis DSW-8 genomic region harbors:
- the speB gene encoding agmatinase: MSTSKNYAGISDEFAQLEKSKIILIPVPYDGTSTWGKGADKGPEAFLEASENMELYDIETDSEVYKQGIHLTEPITENSSPEAMVNEVHNITKDFIKRNKFVTLFGGEHSISIGSIRAFNECFDNLTVLQIDAHADLRESYEGTKYNHACAVYEASQTTNLVQVGIRSMDVIEKTVMDEEKTFFAHDMVADEYWSDKVIEAMTENVFITLDLDAFDPSIMPSTGTPEPGGLLWYETLEFLKQVFEDKNVVGFDIVELCPNKNDKSSDFLAAKLYYKMLSYKFAGQDIDQEYDNTFDIDYKANTNSRFEDDED, from the coding sequence ATGAGTACATCTAAGAATTATGCCGGTATTTCCGATGAATTCGCACAACTAGAAAAATCCAAAATTATCTTGATACCTGTTCCTTATGACGGAACAAGTACTTGGGGTAAAGGAGCGGACAAAGGTCCTGAAGCTTTCTTGGAAGCTTCGGAAAACATGGAATTGTATGATATTGAAACCGATTCTGAAGTTTACAAGCAAGGTATTCATTTAACCGAGCCAATTACAGAGAATAGTTCTCCAGAGGCAATGGTAAATGAGGTACATAACATTACCAAAGATTTTATTAAACGTAACAAGTTTGTAACCCTTTTTGGCGGTGAACATTCAATATCTATTGGTTCTATTAGAGCCTTTAACGAGTGTTTTGATAATTTAACGGTATTGCAGATAGATGCTCATGCGGATCTTAGGGAATCTTATGAAGGCACAAAGTATAACCATGCCTGTGCCGTATACGAAGCTAGCCAGACTACCAATTTGGTTCAGGTAGGTATTCGTTCTATGGATGTGATTGAAAAGACCGTAATGGATGAGGAAAAAACTTTTTTTGCCCATGATATGGTTGCTGATGAATATTGGTCAGATAAGGTTATAGAAGCAATGACCGAAAATGTCTTTATAACATTGGACCTTGATGCTTTTGATCCGTCCATTATGCCTTCTACCGGTACACCAGAACCAGGAGGACTACTTTGGTACGAGACCTTGGAGTTTTTAAAGCAGGTTTTTGAAGATAAGAACGTGGTAGGTTTTGACATTGTTGAACTTTGCCCTAACAAAAATGATAAATCGTCAGACTTTTTGGCGGCTAAATTATATTACAAAATGCTCAGCTATAAATTTGCAGGGCAAGACATAGATCAAGAGTATGACAATACTTTTGATATTGATTATAAAGCAAATACAAATTCAAGATTCGAAGATGACGAAGACTAA
- a CDS encoding arginine decarboxylase, whose translation MNTKYIDLIDQTYYFPQEEFNLDGEHLQFHGIPLNELVKQYGSPLKFTYLPKISENILRAKNWFANAIEKNNYKGKYHYCYCTKSSHFQHIMHEALKNNIHMETSSAFDINIIEKLKADGKLSNDTFVICNGFKREKYIDNIARLINNGHQNCIPIIDNYEEIDLLSDAINDTFKVGIRIASEEEPKFEFYTSRLGIGYKNIVPFYENQIKDNDKVELKMLHFFINTGIRDNAYYWNELVKCLKVYVRLKKICPSLDSLNIGGGFPIKNTLAFEYDYQYMINEILNQINITCSEADVPVPHIFTEFGSFTVGESGGAIYEILYQKQQNDREKWNMIDSSFITTLPDTWAINKRFIMLPINRWNDEYERVLLGGLTCDSDDYYNSEQNMNAIYLPKYKREKPLYIGFFNTGAYQETIGGYGGLQHCLIPQPKHILIDKDENGNFTYKLFRSQQKAEDLLNILGYEVEPENE comes from the coding sequence ATGAATACCAAATACATTGATCTAATTGATCAAACTTACTATTTCCCCCAAGAAGAGTTCAATCTAGATGGTGAACACCTACAATTTCACGGCATACCTCTAAATGAGCTGGTAAAGCAATATGGCAGCCCGTTGAAATTTACTTACTTGCCTAAAATTTCAGAGAATATTCTTAGGGCAAAAAACTGGTTTGCAAATGCTATAGAAAAAAATAATTACAAGGGTAAATATCACTATTGTTACTGTACTAAAAGCTCGCATTTTCAGCATATAATGCATGAAGCTTTAAAGAACAATATTCATATGGAAACCTCTTCTGCCTTTGATATCAATATCATTGAAAAACTTAAAGCAGATGGTAAATTAAGCAATGACACTTTTGTTATCTGTAACGGATTTAAGCGTGAGAAGTACATTGATAATATTGCACGCTTAATAAATAATGGACACCAGAACTGTATTCCCATTATAGATAATTATGAAGAAATAGATTTACTTTCAGATGCTATCAATGACACCTTTAAAGTAGGTATTCGTATAGCATCGGAAGAAGAGCCTAAATTTGAATTTTATACTTCTCGTTTGGGTATTGGCTATAAGAATATTGTTCCTTTCTATGAGAACCAGATCAAGGATAATGATAAGGTAGAGCTTAAAATGCTTCACTTCTTCATTAATACCGGTATTCGTGACAATGCTTATTACTGGAATGAGCTTGTAAAATGTCTTAAGGTTTATGTTCGTTTAAAGAAGATTTGCCCATCATTGGACAGTTTAAATATTGGTGGCGGCTTCCCTATAAAGAACACCCTGGCTTTTGAGTATGATTACCAATACATGATCAATGAAATTTTAAATCAGATCAATATCACTTGCTCAGAAGCAGATGTGCCCGTTCCTCATATTTTTACCGAATTCGGTAGCTTTACTGTAGGTGAGAGTGGTGGTGCCATTTATGAGATCTTATATCAAAAACAACAGAATGATCGTGAAAAGTGGAATATGATAGATTCTTCTTTTATAACCACGTTGCCAGATACTTGGGCAATCAATAAAAGATTTATCATGTTACCGATCAATAGGTGGAATGATGAGTATGAGCGTGTATTGTTGGGCGGACTAACATGTGATAGTGATGATTATTATAATAGTGAGCAGAACATGAATGCTATTTATTTGCCTAAGTATAAAAGGGAAAAACCGTTGTATATAGGTTTTTTCAATACTGGAGCCTATCAAGAGACCATTGGCGGTTATGGTGGTTTACAGCACTGTTTAATTCCACAGCCAAAGCATATATTGATTGATAAGGATGAAAACGGTAACTTCACTTACAAACTCTTTAGGTCCCAGCAAAAAGCAGAAGACCTGCTAAATATTCTGGGGTATGAGGTAGAGCCAGAAAATGAATAA
- a CDS encoding response regulator, translating into MRKLLTILLFFVLQVSLAQNSVNTKSYHESFKELIFKNPDSALYYIKKLKLEKDVTNSFFSSYYYHQNLGQYYFFTAKLDSSEWHYKKAYDISILKGIDSLIIDSNIWLANHEYFKGESKNSILRYENILEHSKKANYLEGIASAYSRFAGVEPDLNKKMNLYLKIDSLYTNNNTQSSLLARVKGYIAEIYLDAKGNNDLAKNYIEQCFTISKEVDYPPGEYEANRLLIKLAVQENNFNEAIQLYKHLLNQGNKIGDPTAISVSTIGLAKMYFKKKEFDKTEKYLTNVGYLIEKPEASTLAGIVHLHWAELFIALNEPKKALFHLEKARMYPDVTDLLGFKKELNRVEINYYDLVSDYANAYQTKLAYDEQVKYLNQQENANGFILNQQLRFKEQQQQEVALLKAQYELTDTLQKAHRNFLFGIIAFTSLIALLIFVLYRNRIKVNNKLKEVDALKTEFFTNISHEFRTPLTLISAPIQEALTNAKLSNDQRKHLEIAQKSTVRLSSLVDQLLELSKIDSGNRKLRVQQGYATQLIAAWSESFSFLALQKNIDFNLQISDTDKLCWFDHSAVENIAINLLSNAIKYTPERGTILLNTKIVQNHLNISIKNTGNGISTSQMKTIFNRFYQTSDHNEGVGIGLSLVKELTELHSGKINVSSDKLNWTLFNVSLCIDKKKLKNIEVIKSIEPRNSKITTTTESTTTQEEILTKKNLPLLLIVEDNKNVRTLLHSIFKNIYSVIQASDGEEGIQIALNKIPDIIISDLMMPKKDGLELTKTLKNDERTSHIPIILLTAKAGDDHELTGIEFGADDYITKPFSQKILERKTASLVALRKKLQLRYSQEIILRPKEIAISSVDEKFLNKLQKILDNKLIDPAFNAADFSTAIHMSRMQLHRKLKALTGLATTEFIRSQRLKLATQMLKKPGINISEVGYSVGFNNHAYFSKCFKEVYHCTPSEYISSHNIKTQ; encoded by the coding sequence ATGAGGAAACTATTAACGATACTACTATTTTTCGTCCTCCAGGTTTCCCTTGCGCAGAATTCCGTGAACACTAAAAGTTATCATGAAAGCTTTAAGGAGTTAATTTTTAAGAATCCGGATTCAGCTTTGTATTACATTAAAAAATTAAAGCTTGAAAAAGATGTAACAAATTCATTCTTTTCATCTTATTATTATCATCAGAATCTAGGTCAATATTACTTCTTCACAGCTAAATTAGATTCATCTGAATGGCATTATAAGAAAGCTTATGATATCAGTATATTGAAAGGAATCGACTCTTTAATTATTGACAGTAATATTTGGTTGGCAAACCATGAATACTTTAAAGGTGAATCAAAAAATTCAATTTTGAGATATGAGAACATACTTGAACATTCAAAAAAAGCCAATTATTTAGAAGGCATAGCCTCCGCCTACTCCAGGTTCGCAGGTGTTGAACCTGACTTGAACAAAAAAATGAATCTTTATTTAAAAATAGATTCTCTTTATACAAATAACAACACCCAGTCTTCCTTGTTAGCTCGTGTTAAAGGATATATTGCAGAAATTTATTTAGACGCAAAAGGAAACAATGATTTAGCCAAGAACTATATAGAACAATGTTTTACCATATCAAAAGAAGTTGATTATCCACCAGGTGAGTATGAAGCCAATAGACTTTTAATTAAACTTGCCGTACAAGAAAATAATTTTAATGAAGCCATTCAATTATATAAACACCTATTAAATCAGGGTAACAAAATTGGAGACCCCACGGCAATTTCTGTTTCTACAATAGGTCTTGCCAAAATGTATTTCAAAAAAAAGGAGTTTGACAAAACAGAAAAATACCTGACCAACGTAGGATATTTAATAGAGAAACCAGAAGCTTCCACTTTAGCAGGAATAGTTCACTTGCATTGGGCAGAACTTTTTATTGCACTCAATGAACCTAAGAAAGCTTTGTTCCATTTAGAAAAAGCCCGAATGTATCCCGATGTTACTGATCTTTTAGGTTTTAAGAAGGAACTAAATAGGGTAGAAATTAATTATTATGATTTAGTGAGTGATTATGCAAACGCATACCAGACTAAACTAGCTTACGACGAACAAGTCAAGTATCTCAATCAGCAAGAAAACGCCAACGGTTTTATATTAAATCAACAATTACGCTTTAAGGAGCAACAACAACAAGAAGTAGCCCTTTTAAAAGCACAGTACGAACTGACCGATACGTTACAAAAAGCACATCGTAATTTTCTATTCGGAATCATAGCCTTTACTTCTTTAATTGCCCTGTTAATCTTTGTTCTATATCGTAACAGAATAAAAGTGAATAACAAATTAAAAGAAGTTGACGCCTTAAAAACCGAATTCTTTACGAATATATCTCATGAATTTAGAACTCCTTTAACTTTAATCTCGGCACCAATTCAAGAAGCACTGACCAATGCAAAACTCAGCAATGATCAAAGAAAGCATTTAGAGATTGCTCAAAAAAGTACAGTAAGACTATCTTCTTTAGTAGATCAACTACTAGAATTATCTAAAATTGATAGCGGCAATAGAAAATTACGTGTACAACAAGGGTATGCCACCCAACTGATTGCAGCTTGGAGCGAGTCTTTTTCATTTCTTGCCTTGCAGAAGAATATAGATTTTAATCTTCAAATTTCAGATACCGATAAACTGTGTTGGTTTGACCATAGTGCTGTAGAGAACATCGCCATAAATTTATTGAGTAATGCCATAAAATATACGCCAGAGAGAGGTACCATTCTTCTTAATACGAAAATTGTTCAAAACCATTTGAATATTTCAATAAAGAATACCGGTAATGGCATTTCAACTAGCCAGATGAAAACCATTTTCAATAGGTTTTATCAGACAAGTGACCATAACGAAGGTGTAGGTATTGGTTTATCACTTGTAAAAGAACTTACTGAACTACATAGTGGCAAAATAAACGTGAGTAGCGATAAACTAAACTGGACACTTTTCAATGTATCACTATGTATAGATAAGAAAAAGCTTAAGAATATTGAGGTTATTAAAAGTATTGAGCCTAGAAATTCAAAAATTACTACAACTACTGAATCTACAACTACTCAAGAAGAAATTTTAACTAAGAAAAATCTCCCCCTTTTACTTATAGTGGAGGACAATAAAAATGTAAGAACCTTACTTCATAGTATCTTTAAAAACATATATAGTGTAATACAGGCATCTGATGGTGAAGAAGGTATTCAAATAGCACTTAATAAAATACCCGATATCATTATTTCAGACTTGATGATGCCTAAAAAAGATGGTCTAGAGCTTACAAAAACCTTAAAGAATGATGAACGTACCAGTCATATTCCCATTATACTTTTAACGGCAAAAGCTGGTGACGATCATGAATTAACGGGTATAGAATTTGGTGCGGATGATTATATTACAAAACCATTTAGTCAAAAAATACTAGAGCGTAAAACCGCTTCTTTGGTAGCGCTTAGAAAAAAGTTACAATTAAGGTACAGTCAAGAAATAATTCTTAGACCAAAAGAAATTGCGATATCGTCTGTAGATGAAAAATTCTTGAACAAACTTCAAAAAATTCTTGATAACAAACTCATAGACCCCGCCTTTAACGCAGCTGATTTTAGTACTGCCATTCACATGAGCAGAATGCAACTCCACAGAAAATTAAAAGCACTTACAGGTCTCGCCACTACAGAATTCATACGTTCTCAACGTTTAAAACTAGCTACACAAATGCTAAAAAAACCTGGTATAAATATATCAGAAGTCGGTTATAGCGTTGGTTTCAACAATCACGCATATTTCAGCAAATGCTTTAAAGAAGTATATCATTGCACTCCCTCGGAATATATTTCTTCGCACAACATCAAAACACAATAA
- a CDS encoding DUF4412 domain-containing protein, with amino-acid sequence MRTCKLIAILFVFSVTTNANAQFLKKLKERAQEAAAQTIERKVAEKTERETEKSFDTIFNNKGRIFKSKKTEKLEIYTFSHEYVMEIESDGSTTDITYYLTNEDEYIGSSFNMKDASEFVTVMDLPNEAIHTFMNMGGQRTTNSVKLDLEDAPELNMDSNDYSVSNTGQTKDIIGYECDEYQVTGPQISGTVWITQDADISFHTAYSSLRTKKFKNIKKGIDPSWLSIIDGLVLEMDMIDYSQKNAKPVHMICTQLIEKDFSINTLDYEKLF; translated from the coding sequence ATGAGAACATGTAAACTAATAGCGATTTTGTTTGTATTCAGTGTAACTACCAATGCTAACGCACAATTTTTAAAAAAACTTAAAGAACGTGCCCAGGAAGCTGCAGCACAAACTATAGAGAGAAAAGTAGCTGAAAAAACAGAGCGTGAAACAGAAAAATCTTTCGACACCATCTTTAATAATAAAGGTAGAATATTTAAAAGTAAAAAAACTGAAAAACTTGAGATTTATACATTTAGTCACGAGTATGTAATGGAAATTGAGAGTGATGGAAGCACGACCGACATCACCTACTATTTAACCAATGAAGATGAATATATAGGCAGCTCTTTTAATATGAAAGATGCTTCTGAATTCGTAACCGTAATGGATTTACCCAATGAGGCTATACACACTTTCATGAATATGGGCGGACAGCGAACAACAAATTCCGTGAAATTAGATCTAGAAGATGCGCCAGAACTGAATATGGACAGTAATGATTATTCGGTATCTAACACAGGCCAAACCAAAGATATTATAGGATATGAGTGTGATGAATATCAAGTTACCGGTCCACAAATATCTGGTACTGTTTGGATAACACAAGATGCAGATATTTCATTTCATACCGCATACTCAAGTTTACGAACAAAGAAATTTAAAAACATAAAAAAAGGAATTGACCCATCATGGTTAAGTATAATAGACGGTTTGGTACTTGAAATGGATATGATCGATTATTCGCAGAAAAATGCGAAGCCAGTTCATATGATCTGTACACAACTGATAGAGAAAGACTTTAGCATTAACACTTTAGATTATGAAAAATTATTTTAA
- a CDS encoding OmpA family protein translates to MKKIILFITVAVFIASCSENPKNKISDENLEIESDESGDKTQLSSDEFEKSMEQLGGLFSIDSEDESSNSELPEVEALEKLLQMSGMEDQGTKKAFQDLLTKDVSSSGMFSTEAIISLLEQSGVSRTELQKLINNPDSLQALVQEVEAKRKLEKQNEPKPKARINKEQLTSKNTPTGVSLEEAILIVQAESGPEATMAKLKTIDSLAGTNVMEKLDLTEAEYVMRDIERKHETPPTAKEEEEMELLNKLSGQLHSDKEAKQLLIDLKKTESEIASGSLKASPAYQRTIEGKAKIVQIYKNDLERKAKAAKHKFQKLNPDLYFGEESEATYLGHRRKAVYLPLGKLSFADAVVKANHPLLKTQEVKNVLGEPDVWQGFDMEDITGIHSLGLGGTITVQFTDNALTDVNGPDLYIFEIGQIEPTDLEISKDGKNWIHVGKIDGGVAEVDISSFVKHGELFYYVRLTDLKMESGLPGADVDAIAAIGAAMRLNLDSKVLFETGKSILKPEGIVALKELAHNIAVLKKGNVIVEGHTDDVGSAESNQRLSLERAKSVSNELKKMISGSSFRWKEMGLGESKPLVENDTEENRSKNRRVEVLVLPN, encoded by the coding sequence ATGAAAAAAATAATTCTATTTATCACAGTAGCTGTATTCATTGCATCCTGCAGCGAAAATCCTAAAAATAAAATTTCAGATGAAAATTTAGAAATTGAATCTGACGAAAGTGGTGATAAAACACAACTTTCATCAGATGAATTTGAAAAGTCAATGGAGCAATTAGGGGGACTCTTTAGTATAGACAGTGAGGATGAAAGCTCTAATAGTGAATTGCCAGAAGTAGAAGCACTGGAAAAACTACTACAAATGAGCGGCATGGAAGACCAAGGTACTAAGAAGGCATTTCAAGATTTGTTAACTAAAGATGTCTCTTCATCAGGTATGTTTTCAACCGAAGCAATTATCTCACTTTTAGAGCAAAGTGGCGTTTCTCGTACTGAACTGCAAAAACTCATCAATAATCCAGACAGTCTTCAAGCCTTGGTGCAAGAAGTAGAAGCAAAAAGGAAGCTAGAAAAACAAAATGAACCAAAACCAAAAGCGAGAATCAATAAAGAACAACTAACTTCAAAAAATACCCCTACTGGAGTTTCTTTGGAAGAGGCCATATTAATCGTTCAAGCTGAATCAGGACCAGAGGCAACAATGGCAAAACTTAAAACAATCGATTCATTGGCGGGCACCAATGTTATGGAAAAATTGGATTTGACCGAAGCGGAATATGTCATGAGAGATATAGAGCGAAAACACGAAACTCCGCCCACCGCGAAGGAAGAAGAGGAAATGGAGTTGCTTAACAAGCTATCAGGGCAACTACATAGTGACAAAGAAGCGAAACAATTGCTGATAGATCTTAAAAAGACTGAAAGTGAAATTGCTTCCGGTAGTCTTAAAGCAAGTCCTGCATATCAGCGGACCATAGAAGGCAAAGCAAAAATCGTTCAGATTTATAAGAATGATCTAGAAAGAAAGGCAAAAGCCGCAAAACACAAATTTCAAAAACTGAACCCGGACCTTTATTTTGGGGAGGAGTCGGAAGCAACTTATTTGGGCCATAGGAGAAAGGCCGTATATCTGCCCCTGGGCAAACTCTCGTTTGCAGATGCCGTTGTAAAAGCAAATCATCCCTTGTTAAAAACACAAGAAGTGAAAAATGTACTGGGCGAACCAGATGTATGGCAAGGTTTTGACATGGAAGATATTACGGGAATTCATAGCCTTGGACTGGGTGGTACCATTACTGTACAATTTACAGATAATGCATTGACCGATGTCAATGGACCTGACCTTTATATTTTTGAAATCGGTCAGATTGAACCTACCGATTTGGAAATATCCAAAGATGGAAAAAATTGGATTCATGTAGGTAAAATTGATGGCGGTGTTGCCGAAGTAGATATTTCATCCTTTGTAAAACATGGCGAACTATTTTACTATGTACGCCTAACCGATTTAAAAATGGAAAGTGGTCTGCCAGGTGCTGATGTTGATGCCATTGCTGCAATTGGAGCAGCTATGCGCCTTAATCTCGACAGTAAAGTACTATTTGAGACCGGAAAATCTATCTTAAAACCAGAAGGAATAGTTGCTTTGAAAGAATTGGCACATAACATCGCCGTGCTTAAGAAAGGGAATGTAATTGTAGAGGGCCATACCGATGATGTGGGCAGTGCAGAAAGCAATCAAAGACTTTCTTTGGAAAGAGCCAAAAGTGTTTCTAACGAACTAAAAAAAATGATTTCAGGAAGTAGTTTTCGTTGGAAAGAAATGGGATTAGGCGAATCCAAGCCTTTGGTTGAAAATGATACAGAAGAAAATAGATCAAAAAACAGACGCGTGGAAGTTTTAGTATTACCGAATTAA
- a CDS encoding CHAT domain-containing protein — protein MWSQQLTLSKIDSLNEKAEQFYYSEKDSAYFYFDQVKEIAKMINSDSILIESLFNSTGVSSYHYDLIRMSANLNQLDSLISGTTILNTDNSNILLYYKGDYHLKLLEYSQSREAFEKIIKNNNSLTTKSETITSLASAAYSFLGKLYMIEGKYDEAKSVYRKNIRDIQKSENIDLEALTGNYNLLAEVLIKEKKYKEANTYLLKAYAYNKKEENINSAISNAFHIAENYGYQLQKDSALLFLNDSKKLFENKPIFQVKYHLKKAIIHKNNWEYEIAIIEIDSAINSIKQNFEKQKNADLEIAYNEKGLLQNLLGFHEKALINFDLALQTSLDKKDKDPNALKLFKNKATTLNLNRDIESYLKATAVAKQATIFLNHIKPSFKNSTDKLFLIENAYPIFETGIASSQNLYNSSNDDIYIDEAFQFSENSKSVLLLEALLSSKATEFAKIPKEILLRETQLKAEITHIEKEIAVSENLEEGIEDQLFSLRQELRNMVVDIETNYPAYYNLKYNNKILTLPEVQNNLTKNELFISYFYGNQNIYTIAISKNDKYFHSIKITDELENHISELHAMLSNSKSNLDSLSKLSHKLYQKLLSPILELHPQEKIILAPDGLLNYIPFGSLVSNETEHRYLIEDRTISYVNSATLWSQLNNKEQNSANLLAFAPSFDTNIPSDGTRSQVLGNLPHNRNEVQQILTSFTGKSFINDQATLQNFTATLPDYSVLHLATHAVFDDKNPEYSYLAFTPKSESDDLLFVKDLYNLTLNASLVTLSGCESGIGELKRGEGFLSLARGFFYSGAASISSTLWKVNDNSSSELMGEFYENLANGKPKDTSLREAKLSFLQKNKENGLAHPYYWSGYIIQGNTEPLITSPHWQWYVFAVIAVLLIFLNRKRLVQLFK, from the coding sequence TTGTGGTCACAACAATTAACACTTTCAAAAATAGATTCGTTAAATGAAAAAGCAGAACAGTTCTATTATTCCGAAAAAGATTCTGCCTACTTCTATTTTGACCAGGTCAAAGAAATTGCAAAAATGATTAATAGCGACTCTATACTTATAGAGTCGCTATTTAATTCTACGGGAGTTTCTAGTTATCATTACGATTTAATTAGAATGAGCGCCAATCTTAACCAACTAGATTCTCTAATTTCCGGTACAACTATTTTAAATACAGACAACTCAAATATCCTGTTGTATTACAAAGGTGATTATCATCTAAAATTATTAGAATACTCCCAATCACGAGAAGCCTTTGAAAAGATTATTAAGAACAATAATTCATTAACTACAAAAAGTGAAACCATTACAAGTTTAGCCTCTGCTGCTTATAGCTTCCTCGGCAAACTTTATATGATAGAGGGTAAATATGACGAAGCCAAGTCAGTATACAGAAAAAACATAAGAGATATCCAAAAATCAGAAAACATTGATTTAGAAGCGTTAACAGGTAATTATAATTTGCTTGCAGAAGTATTAATAAAAGAAAAAAAATATAAAGAAGCGAACACCTATTTGCTTAAGGCATATGCTTATAACAAAAAAGAAGAAAATATTAATTCTGCGATTTCTAATGCATTTCATATTGCCGAAAACTATGGTTATCAATTACAAAAAGATAGTGCCCTTTTATTTTTAAATGATTCTAAAAAATTATTTGAAAACAAACCTATATTTCAGGTAAAATACCATTTAAAAAAAGCAATTATCCATAAAAATAATTGGGAATATGAAATTGCCATAATTGAAATTGATTCAGCTATAAATAGTATCAAACAAAATTTTGAAAAACAAAAAAACGCTGACTTAGAAATTGCTTACAATGAAAAAGGGCTGCTTCAAAACCTATTGGGTTTTCACGAAAAGGCATTAATAAATTTCGATTTAGCACTTCAAACATCCTTAGATAAAAAGGATAAGGATCCAAACGCCCTAAAACTATTTAAAAACAAGGCTACGACTTTAAATTTAAACAGAGATATTGAATCTTACTTAAAGGCAACTGCGGTGGCAAAACAGGCAACAATTTTTCTTAATCATATAAAACCAAGTTTTAAAAATTCTACCGATAAATTATTTTTAATAGAAAATGCTTATCCAATTTTCGAAACCGGAATAGCATCATCTCAAAACTTATATAATTCATCTAACGATGATATCTATATAGATGAAGCTTTTCAATTCTCTGAAAATAGTAAATCCGTCTTATTGCTAGAAGCTCTATTATCTTCCAAAGCCACAGAGTTTGCTAAAATTCCAAAAGAAATATTGTTACGAGAAACTCAATTAAAAGCAGAAATTACACATATTGAAAAAGAAATCGCCGTTTCAGAAAATTTAGAAGAAGGAATAGAAGACCAGCTATTTAGCCTTAGGCAAGAACTTCGTAATATGGTAGTAGATATAGAAACCAATTACCCGGCATACTACAACTTAAAGTACAACAATAAAATACTAACATTACCAGAAGTACAAAATAACCTAACAAAGAATGAACTCTTCATTTCCTACTTCTATGGTAACCAAAATATTTATACAATTGCTATTTCTAAGAATGATAAGTACTTTCATAGTATCAAAATCACGGATGAACTTGAAAATCATATTAGTGAACTTCATGCAATGCTCTCGAATTCTAAATCAAACCTAGATTCACTTTCCAAACTGAGCCATAAACTGTATCAAAAACTATTAAGTCCAATTTTAGAATTACATCCACAAGAAAAAATCATACTTGCCCCAGATGGCTTGTTAAACTATATCCCTTTTGGCAGTCTGGTTTCCAATGAGACAGAGCATCGCTACTTGATAGAAGATAGAACCATCAGTTATGTGAACTCAGCTACATTATGGTCTCAATTAAATAACAAAGAGCAAAACAGTGCTAACCTACTAGCATTTGCGCCTAGTTTCGATACTAATATACCTTCAGACGGCACTCGTTCTCAAGTATTGGGCAATTTACCGCACAACAGAAACGAAGTTCAGCAGATATTGACATCTTTTACCGGTAAGTCCTTTATCAATGACCAAGCTACACTTCAAAATTTCACTGCTACATTGCCGGATTATTCGGTCTTACATTTGGCAACACATGCTGTTTTTGATGATAAAAATCCCGAATATTCTTATTTAGCCTTTACTCCAAAATCAGAATCTGACGACTTGCTTTTTGTAAAAGACCTATATAATTTAACCTTAAATGCCAGTCTCGTTACCTTAAGTGGGTGCGAAAGTGGCATTGGTGAACTTAAACGTGGCGAAGGTTTTTTAAGCCTTGCCAGAGGTTTTTTCTACAGTGGCGCAGCAAGCATATCAAGTACATTATGGAAAGTGAACGACAATTCATCTTCGGAGCTTATGGGAGAGTTTTATGAGAATTTAGCTAATGGAAAACCAAAAGATACATCATTAAGGGAAGCTAAACTATCCTTCTTACAAAAGAACAAAGAGAACGGACTTGCACACCCCTACTATTGGTCAGGTTATATCATTCAAGGAAACACCGAGCCCTTAATTACCTCTCCGCATTGGCAATGGTATGTGTTTGCTGTAATAGCGGTTCTTCTTATTTTCTTGAACAGAAAAAGACTAGTTCAACTTTTCAAGTAA